In the genome of Bremerella sp. JC817, one region contains:
- a CDS encoding DUF58 domain-containing protein: MTTAESYLKPEVIRQISRLDLRAQFVVKGFLQGLHASPYHGFSVEFSEHRRYEHGDDPKDIDWLVYAKTDRYYIKKFEAETNITGYLAMDLSRSMAYTYRQEMTKFDYAISLAAALCYLMVHQQDPVGLVTFDTKIRASLPPKSKRKQLGDVLSLLANLKPTGETDIGHSLSQLAAMLKQRSVVMIFSDLLAEPDEVMRALYQLRHRSHDVILFHIMDEAEVTFPFDGMVELEDPETKERMKVDANNYRRDYQTELKAFRDKYRQDCFQAGIDYVELDTSMQFDKALTEYLISRQSRF, translated from the coding sequence TTGACCACTGCCGAAAGTTATCTGAAGCCTGAGGTGATCCGCCAGATCTCGCGGCTCGACCTGCGCGCTCAGTTCGTGGTGAAAGGCTTTCTGCAGGGTCTGCATGCCAGTCCTTACCATGGCTTTTCGGTCGAGTTCAGCGAGCATCGTCGCTACGAACATGGAGACGATCCGAAGGACATCGACTGGCTGGTCTACGCCAAGACCGATCGCTACTACATCAAGAAGTTCGAAGCGGAAACGAACATCACCGGCTACCTGGCGATGGACCTGAGTCGTTCGATGGCATACACCTATCGCCAAGAGATGACCAAGTTCGATTACGCCATCAGCCTGGCTGCGGCACTCTGTTATTTGATGGTGCACCAGCAAGACCCGGTTGGGCTGGTCACCTTCGACACCAAGATCCGCGCGAGCCTTCCTCCGAAATCGAAACGGAAACAACTGGGGGATGTCCTCTCGCTGCTGGCCAACTTGAAGCCGACCGGCGAGACCGATATCGGGCACAGCCTTTCGCAATTGGCGGCCATGCTCAAGCAACGCAGCGTGGTGATGATCTTTTCGGATCTGCTGGCCGAACCCGACGAAGTGATGCGTGCCCTGTACCAACTGCGGCATCGCAGTCACGACGTGATCTTGTTCCACATCATGGACGAAGCGGAAGTCACCTTTCCGTTTGATGGCATGGTCGAACTGGAAGATCCCGAAACGAAAGAGCGAATGAAGGTCGACGCCAACAACTATCGCCGCGACTATCAGACCGAACTGAAAGCGTTCCGCGACAAGTATCGCCAAGACTGCTTTCAGGCAGGCATCGACTACGTGGAGCTCGACACAAGCATGCAGTTCGACAAAGCGTTGACCGAGTATCTCATCAGCCGGCAGTCGAGGTTTTAG
- a CDS encoding MoxR family ATPase — translation MQQELQKVIVGQDEVIEQLFAAIFTRGHCLLEGVPGLAKTLMVSTLAKVLDMQFKRIQFTPDLMPSDITGTNVLEEDEDGRRNFRFVEGPVFTNILLADEINRTPPKTQASLLQAMQEREVTVGRETMDLPEPFFTIATQNPIEQEGTYPLPEAQLDRFMFNIIIDYPSLDEEERILMATTRQERVEVRKVFSSRAILNIQKLVQSVAVSEYVIKYVARLVRATRPRDSEAPQFIKELVDWGAGPRAGQNLINGGKAIAAMEGRFSVAIEDVKKIAIPVLRHRIGTNFQAQAEGMTNVDVITRLLEEIPEPKIEKFDR, via the coding sequence ATGCAGCAAGAGCTGCAGAAGGTAATCGTTGGACAAGACGAAGTCATCGAGCAACTGTTCGCGGCCATTTTTACGCGCGGTCACTGTTTGCTGGAAGGGGTGCCCGGGCTGGCGAAGACCTTGATGGTCAGCACGCTGGCCAAGGTGCTCGACATGCAGTTCAAGCGTATTCAGTTCACGCCTGACCTGATGCCTTCCGACATCACCGGCACCAACGTGCTGGAAGAAGACGAAGATGGTCGCCGCAACTTCCGCTTTGTCGAAGGTCCGGTCTTCACCAACATTCTGCTGGCGGACGAAATCAACCGTACGCCTCCGAAGACGCAAGCCTCGCTGCTGCAAGCGATGCAAGAGCGTGAAGTGACCGTCGGCCGTGAAACGATGGACCTGCCCGAGCCGTTCTTCACCATCGCCACGCAAAACCCGATCGAGCAGGAAGGGACCTATCCGTTACCGGAAGCCCAGCTCGACCGTTTCATGTTCAATATCATCATCGACTATCCTTCGCTCGACGAAGAAGAACGAATCTTGATGGCGACCACGCGTCAGGAACGAGTCGAAGTTCGCAAGGTGTTTTCCAGCCGAGCGATCCTCAACATTCAAAAGCTGGTTCAATCGGTGGCGGTCAGTGAATACGTGATCAAGTATGTGGCCCGGCTGGTGCGTGCCACGCGGCCCCGCGACTCCGAAGCACCTCAATTCATCAAAGAACTGGTCGACTGGGGTGCCGGTCCGCGTGCCGGGCAGAATCTGATCAATGGCGGCAAGGCAATCGCCGCCATGGAAGGCCGCTTCTCGGTCGCGATCGAAGATGTCAAGAAGATCGCCATTCCGGTGCTGCGTCACCGCATCGGAACCAACTTCCAGGCCCAAGCCGAAGGCATGACCAACGTCGATGTCATCACGCGGCTGCTGGAAGAAATCCCCGAACCCAAGATCGAAAAGTTTGACCGTTGA
- a CDS encoding DUF4159 domain-containing protein: MDRAIRYLKQAQKSDGSWPNYHDFDGGVTSLVTLALLESGVPKDDPVIQKALTSLRNTRPQKTYALSLQTMVFCAVDPEKDLQLIKSNAALLESFQVESGERAGLWSYGATQGGPGVGDNSNSQFALLALDEAAEHGAQVKEQTWRRAFFRWESMQNGSGSWGYYPGAPGTGSMTCAGITSMIITTKRLEQGDVEINGDNVNCCLPLKQESSVDRGFDWLARNMTLRTNPSEGGGGGNSLLYYLYGIERVGRLSGRRFLGTHDWYREGAELLVAWQDRLQGSWKGTGVVELDNPLISTSFALLFLAKGRRPVLVSKLRYTANADWNPHRHDLHNLNHYVEGLWKQHMTWQVIDLGAVKSAEEMLQTPVLWISAKDGFQINAKNEELLRQYIEGGGFLFAEAGCGGKKFDEDFRAMLKRILPDSAMRLLPPDHPVWFAEEPVNADYAMPLYGLDACCRTSVVYTPGDLSCYWELSGSRSFVDDPSISQKVRDQVKAANAIGANVLAYATGRQLKDKLERVELTTGAGVEDSTNRNLLKIAKVQHVGGSDDAPAALANMVRVAGDHLKVRFDLEKKMVTLADESHQYYPLLFMHGRRDFGLNTEQRKNLKEYLERGGFLFADSICASQPFTTAFRRELATIFPGAKLEAIPIDHPMLSEEYGGYDLSSVTLNDPQTRGSDEGGLKSVQRQTTPELEGLWIDGRLAVVFSPNDLSCAMESGTSLQCKGYVKEDAARIATNILLYAMQQ, from the coding sequence ATGGATCGCGCGATTCGCTATCTTAAGCAGGCGCAAAAGTCGGATGGAAGTTGGCCAAATTACCACGACTTCGACGGGGGGGTAACATCGCTCGTTACTTTGGCACTTTTGGAATCGGGCGTCCCGAAAGATGACCCGGTCATTCAAAAAGCGCTCACCTCGTTGAGGAACACACGCCCTCAAAAGACCTATGCCTTGTCGCTGCAGACGATGGTCTTTTGTGCCGTCGACCCGGAAAAAGATCTGCAGCTCATCAAATCGAATGCCGCGTTGCTGGAAAGCTTTCAGGTCGAATCTGGCGAACGTGCTGGCTTGTGGAGCTATGGCGCGACGCAGGGTGGCCCTGGCGTGGGCGACAACAGTAATAGTCAGTTCGCCCTGCTGGCACTCGACGAAGCGGCCGAGCATGGTGCCCAGGTCAAAGAGCAAACCTGGCGTCGCGCCTTCTTTCGCTGGGAATCGATGCAAAACGGTAGTGGATCATGGGGTTATTATCCGGGAGCCCCTGGCACCGGAAGCATGACCTGTGCTGGTATCACGTCGATGATCATCACGACTAAACGCCTGGAACAAGGCGACGTCGAAATCAACGGCGATAACGTCAATTGCTGCCTGCCGCTCAAGCAGGAATCGTCGGTCGATCGCGGCTTCGATTGGCTGGCCCGCAACATGACCCTGCGAACGAATCCATCGGAAGGTGGCGGCGGCGGAAACTCGCTGTTGTATTACCTCTATGGGATCGAGCGTGTTGGACGCTTGAGCGGCCGACGATTTCTCGGAACGCACGACTGGTATCGCGAAGGGGCCGAACTGCTGGTTGCCTGGCAAGACCGACTCCAGGGAAGCTGGAAGGGGACCGGCGTCGTCGAACTCGATAACCCGCTCATCTCGACCAGCTTCGCTTTGCTGTTCCTGGCGAAGGGGCGTCGCCCGGTGCTGGTGTCGAAGCTGCGTTACACGGCGAACGCGGACTGGAATCCACATCGCCACGATCTGCACAATTTGAATCACTACGTCGAAGGCTTGTGGAAGCAGCATATGACCTGGCAGGTCATCGACCTGGGCGCGGTGAAGTCGGCCGAAGAGATGCTGCAGACGCCGGTGCTGTGGATCAGTGCGAAAGATGGCTTCCAGATCAACGCCAAGAATGAAGAACTGCTCCGCCAGTACATCGAAGGGGGCGGATTCCTGTTCGCCGAAGCAGGCTGCGGTGGAAAGAAGTTCGACGAGGACTTCCGGGCGATGCTCAAACGTATTCTGCCTGACAGTGCGATGCGATTGCTGCCGCCGGATCATCCGGTCTGGTTCGCCGAAGAGCCAGTGAACGCGGACTATGCGATGCCGCTGTATGGTCTGGATGCATGTTGCCGCACAAGTGTCGTGTATACGCCGGGCGATTTGAGCTGCTACTGGGAATTGTCTGGCAGCCGCAGCTTTGTCGACGATCCATCGATTTCTCAGAAGGTTCGCGATCAGGTCAAAGCGGCCAACGCGATTGGTGCTAACGTGTTGGCTTACGCCACCGGTCGCCAGTTGAAAGATAAGCTGGAACGCGTCGAGTTGACCACCGGCGCTGGTGTCGAAGACTCGACCAATCGTAATCTGCTCAAGATCGCGAAGGTGCAACACGTGGGTGGCTCGGACGATGCCCCGGCGGCGTTGGCGAACATGGTCCGCGTGGCAGGCGATCACCTGAAGGTTCGGTTCGATCTCGAAAAGAAGATGGTAACGCTCGCCGACGAGTCGCACCAATACTATCCGCTGCTGTTCATGCATGGACGTCGCGACTTCGGTCTCAACACCGAACAGCGAAAGAACTTGAAAGAGTACCTGGAACGGGGCGGTTTTCTGTTCGCGGACTCGATCTGTGCCAGCCAGCCATTCACTACGGCGTTCCGCCGAGAGCTGGCGACGATCTTCCCTGGGGCGAAGCTCGAAGCGATTCCGATCGATCACCCGATGCTTTCGGAAGAGTATGGCGGTTATGACCTCAGCAGCGTCACGCTCAACGATCCGCAAACCCGCGGTAGCGACGAAGGTGGCTTGAAATCGGTGCAGCGGCAAACGACGCCGGAACTGGAAGGCTTGTGGATCGACGGCCGCCTGGCGGTGGTCTTCAGCCCGAACGATCTGAGCTGCGCGATGGAGAGTGGCACTTCGCTGCAGTGTAAAGGCTATGTGAAAGAAGACGCGGCCCGCATTGCGACCAACATCTTGCTGTATGCCATGCAGCAGTAA
- a CDS encoding DUF1559 domain-containing protein, giving the protein MSRPVRGFTLVELLVVIAIIGVLIALLLPAVQQAREAARRMQCTNQMKQLGLAMHNYHDTFGQLPPCNSDLTGSQRREWGWAPRIMAHMEQSVIFDQLDFTKPAWDRPSGWNVSMMDDPSVICNYKFMRMEHPQFHCPSNSQSHAAAVQHDFDPGWEISESDYAANIGDYPNETGIAGVGVTATNAGNDILIPRGVIGTMDYGAKFAEINDGLSHTYLLGECVGAWSNWQNWGAECFANTAFPINHRNREFLQGTLGPTVSHWRENINFRSFHPGGANFLLCDGSVRFLPETMDGAAYRAGASRSGGEVVQGFQ; this is encoded by the coding sequence ATGTCTCGACCTGTGCGGGGTTTTACCCTCGTCGAACTGTTGGTGGTGATCGCCATCATTGGTGTGTTAATCGCCTTGTTACTTCCAGCCGTGCAACAAGCGCGGGAAGCCGCTCGCCGAATGCAGTGCACCAACCAGATGAAGCAGTTGGGCCTGGCGATGCACAACTATCACGACACCTTCGGCCAGTTGCCACCATGTAACTCGGACCTGACTGGTTCGCAGCGTCGCGAATGGGGTTGGGCTCCACGTATCATGGCCCACATGGAACAGAGCGTGATCTTCGATCAGCTCGATTTCACGAAACCAGCCTGGGATCGCCCCAGCGGCTGGAACGTGTCGATGATGGACGACCCGAGCGTTATCTGTAACTACAAGTTCATGCGAATGGAACATCCTCAGTTCCACTGCCCTTCCAACTCGCAAAGCCACGCGGCTGCGGTTCAGCACGACTTTGATCCTGGCTGGGAAATCTCGGAATCGGACTATGCGGCTAACATCGGCGACTACCCGAATGAAACCGGCATCGCTGGTGTCGGCGTGACGGCAACCAACGCAGGTAACGACATCCTGATCCCGCGCGGCGTGATCGGCACGATGGACTACGGCGCCAAGTTCGCGGAAATCAACGACGGCCTTTCGCATACTTACCTGTTGGGCGAATGCGTCGGTGCATGGTCGAACTGGCAGAACTGGGGAGCCGAATGCTTCGCCAATACCGCCTTCCCGATCAATCATCGCAATCGCGAGTTCCTCCAGGGAACGCTCGGCCCAACGGTTTCTCATTGGCGCGAGAACATCAACTTCCGCAGCTTCCACCCAGGCGGCGCCAACTTCCTGCTGTGCGATGGCTCGGTTCGCTTCCTGCCAGAAACCATGGATGGTGCTGCTTACCGTGCCGGTGCGTCGCGTAGCGGTGGCGAAGTGGTTCAAGGCTTTCAATAA
- the pilM gene encoding pilus assembly protein PilM: protein MIHKYTGAMPTTDSTIDPYDRLLRVKTEGKTPDFYTLLRLDLYEDDINFIRSHGEKARKQLHAKFGEIDPAQWRDVFNHVEDAIATLTDPDKKNEYDKKLKHEQNGATLKTASSNGVGSNGHGAAHAGDRIDCRKCSTPNPPSRRFCSACGDALYVACPQCGGMNTVHERFCGECGVNLQASANAQREALEAKFDEAEALLKDGRHDRACETLRQLTKAQHEGEMEFAKRAARLITQITLEKEQLLAKAPEVEAEARQLRDGKHAEKAVSVIREIPKALWHESLRELYDEVSETKKQIKRLAQEIKLAIQERRTSRLLPKVEKLLELKPHDISAQRLAEKLRKSQDQADRLKREKLVEKAKEYIKQFRYERAYQVLTEVPESVRTENFIKFFDQVSELAFLSADLRRARYADPALVGMASRLVKLMPKDKHAIDRLHKITQKWEQSKKNPATADRTWNEMPKQTPLGVPVDLYPRFRKFNATAVADNEHFENFSSGFIVATGLALQGLGLSRVETNLIPNTSGGVFGLLGGGKKAAAADLAWGLDLSNSGLKAILLRKEVKGDKTNQTTVVHIEQMVKLDYKRPLSRADDADRRGLIQDVVDQFFSIVGKDALQDKRGKTSVCLSLPATEVLGRFLTLPPVEDKKIPKTVQYEVRHQIPFPIEELSWDYHVWEDKLTSEELNLESEAKRHCVVVATRLSKLQERLAFLRGLGITPHLVQTDQLAIYNFFDFDLFSDPSYREQMEETEQALGILDVGSDASHLVICGANSIWFRSLEVGGENFTRILVRQMSLTFSKAEELKKKPDTADEIFKLYDVLDPVLKNISKESSYSVNTYSGLDRERLAEVKLIGGGSYMHGLLTFLQHGKFLDV, encoded by the coding sequence ATGATCCATAAATACACTGGTGCCATGCCCACCACCGACTCAACTATCGATCCGTACGACCGTCTCCTTCGGGTTAAGACCGAGGGGAAGACGCCTGACTTCTATACCCTGCTTCGGCTCGACCTGTACGAGGATGACATCAACTTCATCCGCAGCCATGGCGAGAAAGCCCGTAAGCAGCTCCACGCGAAGTTCGGCGAGATCGACCCGGCCCAGTGGCGCGATGTCTTCAATCATGTCGAAGACGCGATCGCCACGTTGACCGATCCCGATAAGAAAAACGAGTACGACAAGAAGCTGAAACACGAACAGAATGGTGCCACACTTAAGACAGCCAGCAGCAACGGCGTCGGAAGCAATGGCCATGGTGCGGCTCATGCCGGTGATCGGATCGATTGCCGGAAGTGCTCGACGCCGAACCCACCTTCGCGAAGGTTCTGCTCGGCTTGCGGCGATGCGCTGTACGTGGCGTGTCCTCAGTGCGGTGGCATGAACACCGTGCACGAACGCTTCTGCGGCGAGTGCGGTGTGAACCTGCAAGCGTCGGCCAACGCCCAGCGTGAAGCTCTTGAGGCGAAGTTCGATGAAGCGGAAGCGTTGCTGAAAGATGGTCGCCACGACCGGGCCTGCGAAACGCTTCGGCAGTTGACCAAGGCGCAGCACGAAGGGGAAATGGAGTTCGCCAAACGGGCTGCCCGGCTGATCACGCAGATCACGCTCGAAAAAGAACAACTGCTGGCGAAGGCTCCCGAAGTGGAAGCCGAAGCCCGTCAGCTTCGTGACGGCAAACATGCCGAAAAAGCGGTCTCGGTTATTCGCGAGATCCCGAAAGCTTTGTGGCACGAATCGCTACGCGAACTATACGACGAAGTCAGCGAAACGAAAAAGCAAATCAAGCGACTCGCGCAAGAGATCAAGCTGGCCATCCAGGAACGTCGCACTTCGCGTCTGCTGCCAAAGGTCGAGAAGCTGCTGGAACTGAAGCCCCACGACATCTCGGCTCAGCGACTGGCCGAGAAGCTTCGCAAGTCGCAAGACCAGGCCGATCGTTTGAAGCGTGAGAAGCTGGTTGAAAAGGCGAAAGAGTACATCAAGCAGTTCCGCTACGAACGTGCTTACCAGGTTCTGACGGAAGTGCCTGAATCGGTGCGCACCGAGAACTTCATCAAGTTCTTCGACCAGGTCTCGGAACTAGCGTTTCTCTCGGCCGACTTGCGCCGGGCCCGCTACGCCGACCCTGCTTTGGTCGGGATGGCCAGCCGCCTGGTGAAGCTGATGCCGAAGGACAAGCATGCCATCGATCGGCTGCACAAGATCACGCAAAAGTGGGAACAGTCGAAGAAGAATCCCGCGACCGCCGACCGCACCTGGAACGAGATGCCGAAGCAGACTCCGCTGGGGGTGCCGGTCGACTTGTACCCACGTTTCCGCAAATTCAACGCCACCGCCGTTGCCGACAACGAACACTTCGAGAACTTCTCGTCCGGGTTCATCGTGGCCACAGGCCTCGCCTTGCAGGGACTCGGTTTGAGTCGGGTCGAAACGAACCTGATCCCCAACACGTCCGGCGGCGTTTTTGGCTTGTTGGGTGGCGGCAAGAAAGCAGCCGCCGCGGATCTGGCGTGGGGGCTCGACCTGAGTAACTCCGGGCTGAAGGCGATCCTGCTTCGCAAGGAAGTCAAAGGGGACAAGACCAACCAGACCACCGTCGTTCATATCGAACAGATGGTGAAGCTCGATTACAAACGTCCTCTTTCCCGCGCGGACGATGCCGATCGCCGGGGACTGATTCAAGACGTGGTCGATCAGTTCTTCAGCATCGTCGGCAAAGACGCCCTGCAAGACAAGCGTGGCAAGACGAGCGTTTGCTTGAGCTTGCCGGCGACCGAAGTGCTGGGCCGCTTTTTGACGCTGCCGCCGGTCGAAGACAAGAAGATTCCCAAGACGGTCCAGTACGAAGTTCGCCACCAGATTCCTTTCCCGATCGAAGAACTTTCGTGGGACTATCACGTCTGGGAAGACAAGCTCACTTCGGAAGAATTGAATCTGGAAAGTGAAGCAAAGCGGCACTGCGTCGTGGTGGCGACGCGTCTTTCCAAGCTGCAGGAACGTCTCGCCTTTTTGCGTGGTCTGGGGATCACGCCGCACCTGGTGCAAACCGATCAGTTGGCGATCTACAACTTCTTCGACTTCGACCTTTTCTCGGATCCGTCGTATCGCGAGCAGATGGAAGAAACCGAACAGGCCCTGGGCATTCTCGATGTAGGCTCCGATGCCAGTCACCTGGTGATTTGCGGAGCCAACTCGATCTGGTTCCGCAGCCTGGAAGTGGGTGGCGAGAACTTCACCCGTATCCTGGTGCGTCAGATGAGCCTGACCTTCAGCAAAGCGGAAGAACTGAAGAAGAAGCCTGACACGGCCGACGAGATCTTCAAGCTGTACGATGTCCTCGATCCCGTGCTGAAGAACATCTCGAAGGAATCGTCTTACTCGGTGAACACCTATTCAGGCCTCGATCGCGAGCGTCTGGCCGAGGTCAAACTGATTGGCGGCGGTTCGTACATGCACGGCCTGCTCACCTTCCTGCAGCATGGCAAGTTTCTGGACGTTTAA
- a CDS encoding DUF1573 domain-containing protein, whose protein sequence is MSRFIPLVITLVTIVTLGAVFFLSSPSDPPSGKPDATKTIADHKPRTEATTATTDDKTKHAASSNPSSDAAPQSPPKKHPKAVTEETEFDFGVLPRFTQSSHTFLVKNEGDAPLKLEQGPSSCSCTLLGLESDEIAPGEQAEIKLEWTLKFKEGGFRQSATVYTNDPQRKEIEFVVFGLTETRFGLSEPSMVFSSVLVGQAGAFRECYLYSRTWKEMENVDFHVKTEIPGLKVEVIDLTEEELAELDTRSACKVRVEVPKGLEAGHHVGQIVFTANDAEDADKEVAETTLTVDVRVKQPGYRFYSPAIDGFGRIQLGKVDQATGSEVLKINFRVDQGAEPWEPSDVFRFPESMDVKIETIDEKIGLFQLQIQIPPGMPKGNYYGQHVGRIVISSDHSLIKRIPDGERAGILVEFHVE, encoded by the coding sequence ATGAGCCGCTTTATCCCACTGGTGATCACGCTGGTAACGATCGTGACTTTGGGAGCTGTTTTCTTTCTGAGCTCTCCGAGCGATCCTCCATCCGGCAAACCGGATGCGACCAAGACCATCGCCGACCACAAGCCTCGCACTGAAGCGACCACGGCAACCACGGACGATAAAACCAAGCACGCAGCCAGCTCGAATCCATCCAGCGACGCTGCCCCTCAATCCCCCCCCAAAAAACACCCCAAGGCAGTCACCGAAGAAACCGAATTCGACTTTGGTGTGCTCCCTCGCTTCACCCAGTCTTCGCACACGTTCCTCGTCAAAAACGAAGGGGACGCTCCGCTAAAACTGGAACAAGGTCCCAGTTCGTGCAGTTGCACCCTGCTGGGTCTCGAATCAGACGAGATCGCCCCTGGCGAACAAGCAGAAATCAAGCTCGAGTGGACGTTGAAGTTCAAAGAAGGTGGCTTTCGCCAGTCCGCCACCGTCTATACCAACGATCCCCAGCGCAAAGAGATCGAGTTCGTTGTCTTCGGTCTGACCGAAACCCGCTTCGGCTTGAGCGAGCCTTCGATGGTTTTCTCGTCGGTGCTTGTCGGTCAGGCAGGCGCCTTTCGCGAATGTTACCTCTACTCGCGAACCTGGAAAGAGATGGAGAACGTCGACTTCCACGTGAAGACCGAAATTCCTGGACTGAAAGTGGAAGTGATCGATCTCACGGAAGAAGAATTGGCCGAGCTCGATACGCGTTCCGCTTGCAAAGTTCGCGTGGAAGTCCCTAAGGGTCTGGAAGCAGGCCATCATGTCGGGCAGATCGTTTTCACCGCCAACGATGCCGAAGACGCCGACAAGGAGGTCGCCGAAACGACATTGACCGTCGATGTACGCGTGAAGCAGCCGGGCTATCGCTTCTATTCCCCTGCGATCGACGGCTTTGGCCGCATTCAACTGGGCAAGGTCGACCAGGCCACCGGCAGCGAAGTATTGAAGATCAACTTCCGCGTCGATCAAGGCGCCGAACCGTGGGAACCGAGCGATGTCTTTCGCTTCCCCGAGAGCATGGACGTGAAGATCGAAACCATCGACGAGAAAATCGGTCTGTTCCAACTGCAGATTCAAATCCCGCCGGGCATGCCGAAGGGCAACTATTACGGCCAGCACGTTGGCCGCATCGTGATCTCGAGCGACCACTCGCTGATTAAGCGCATCCCCGATGGGGAACGCGCCGGCATTCTGGTCGAATTCCACGTCGAATAA
- a CDS encoding DUF1559 domain-containing protein, producing the protein MKKRGFTLIELLVVIAIIGILVALLLPAVSRAREAARNAQCKNNLRQFGIGMYIWSNTDKRGRLISSAYDFRRDGCPDTYGWVADLVNTGAAAPAEMLCPTSPLRGLEKLNDLLGLDTTNAKDNGDTRRLAAGACSAIRAASGSAGADLSATRGEYVKVNFIDNGYNTNYASSWFAVRTAPRYTAIGQSLALNKSGTGSSLKGEPGTLGGLSLRIVESAVIPSQAIPLHGCGAPGDTDEAVLGTDISLDAGLGQGARLAESFCDGPAVSTTASGITGVDRKVTLANDVSGDLVVYTDTVSGAWDYLQDPQTYASPDLMTNPSGTAYTAMTMTSATPGTYNNEAGQRLAGVGPDKNWAQDTRDWFAWHSVGKSGGAANILMADGSVKSMFDTNGDGFFNPGFQISGSDETALIANVGYTDDTVELDWFDIYCGVDLQPRKAQKGKFEK; encoded by the coding sequence ATGAAGAAACGTGGTTTCACGTTGATCGAACTGCTGGTGGTTATCGCCATCATCGGTATCCTGGTTGCCCTGCTGCTGCCAGCCGTTTCGCGTGCTCGCGAAGCTGCTCGTAACGCCCAGTGCAAAAACAACCTGCGTCAGTTCGGTATCGGCATGTACATCTGGTCGAACACCGACAAGCGCGGTCGTCTGATCAGCTCGGCTTACGACTTCCGTCGTGACGGCTGCCCAGACACCTACGGTTGGGTTGCCGACCTGGTGAACACCGGTGCTGCTGCTCCGGCTGAAATGCTCTGCCCAACCTCGCCACTGCGTGGTCTGGAAAAGCTGAACGACCTGTTGGGTCTGGACACGACCAACGCCAAGGACAACGGTGACACCCGTCGTCTGGCCGCTGGTGCTTGCTCCGCTATCCGTGCCGCTAGCGGTTCGGCTGGTGCCGACCTCTCGGCTACTCGTGGCGAGTACGTGAAGGTCAACTTCATCGACAACGGTTACAACACGAACTACGCTTCGAGCTGGTTCGCTGTCCGTACCGCTCCTCGTTACACCGCGATCGGTCAGTCGCTGGCTCTGAACAAGAGCGGCACCGGTTCGAGCCTGAAGGGCGAACCAGGTACCCTCGGTGGTCTGTCGCTGCGTATCGTTGAATCGGCCGTCATCCCATCGCAGGCGATTCCTCTGCATGGTTGCGGTGCCCCTGGTGACACCGACGAAGCCGTTCTCGGTACCGACATCAGCCTGGACGCTGGTCTGGGTCAAGGTGCTCGTCTGGCCGAATCGTTCTGCGACGGTCCAGCTGTCAGCACCACCGCTTCCGGTATCACCGGTGTTGATCGTAAGGTCACCCTGGCGAACGACGTTTCTGGCGACCTGGTTGTCTACACCGACACCGTTTCGGGTGCTTGGGACTACCTGCAGGATCCTCAGACCTACGCCAGCCCAGACCTGATGACCAATCCATCGGGCACGGCTTACACCGCCATGACCATGACTTCGGCTACCCCAGGTACCTACAACAACGAAGCTGGCCAGCGTCTGGCCGGTGTCGGTCCAGACAAGAACTGGGCTCAAGACACTCGTGACTGGTTCGCCTGGCACTCGGTTGGTAAGTCGGGTGGTGCCGCCAACATCCTGATGGCTGACGGTTCGGTCAAGTCGATGTTCGACACCAACGGCGACGGCTTCTTCAACCCAGGTTTCCAGATCTCGGGTTCGGACGAAACCGCTCTGATCGCCAACGTTGGTTACACCGACGACACCGTGGAACTGGACTGGTTCGACATCTACTGCGGTGTTGACCTCCAGCCTCGTAAGGCTCAGAAGGGTAAGTTCGAGAAATAA